The Streptomyces sp. NBC_01363 region CGGCGTCGGCGAGGGCTTCGATGTCGTCGCGGACGAGGGTGACGTCGGCGGCGCCGATGGCGACATCGGTGCCGGTGCCCATCGCGATGCCGAGGTCGGCCCCGGCGAGTGCCGCCGCGTCGTTGACGCCGTCCCCGACGACCGCGACCCGCTTCCCCTCCGCGCGCAGCGCGCGGACGAGTTCCGCTTTGCGCTCGGGAGTGCAGCGGGAGTACGTCTCGTCGATGCCGAGCGCGGCGGCGACGGCCCGCGCGGGCTCCTCCTGGTCCCCGGTGGCGAGGACGGGGTGCACGCCGAGGCGGCGGAGCCGGTCCACGGCGTGGTAGCTGCCGGGGCGTACGACGTCGCCGAGCGCGAGGACGGCCTCGGGCCGCCCGTCGACACGTACCAGGACGGGGGTGTGGGCGGCTTCCAGGGCGGTGGCGAGGGCCGCGCCCAGCTCCTCGGGCAGCTCGCCCTCGGGGGCGCCGACTTCGACGAGCCGTCCGTCCACGTGTCCGCGCACGCCGTTGCCGGGCGTCGCGGTGAAACCGCTGAGCGCGTCGGGCCGGACTGCGCCCTCGGCGAGGGAGCGCTCGGCGTGGCGGACGAGGGCCCGGCCGAGCGGGTGCTCGGAGCCGGTCTCGACGGTCGCCGCGAGCCGCAGCACCTCCTGCGCGCCGGGGCCTTCCGCGCGCGCGGTGAAGGCGGTGACGGTGAGGTGGCCGGAGGTGAGGGTGCCGGTCTTGTCGAGGACGACGGTGTCGATCTGGCGGAGGGCTTCGAGGGCTTGCGGTCCCTTGACGAGGACGCCGAGCTGGGCGCCTCGGCCAGTGGCCGCCATGAGGGCGGTGGGGGTCGCGAGCCCGAGTGCGCAGGGGCAGGCGACGACGAGGACGGCGACGCATGCCGTGAAGGCGGGCTGCGGGTCCGCGCCCGCGCCGAGCCAGAAGCCGAGCACGGTGACGGCGAGGGTGAGGACGACCGGTACGAAGACCCCGGCCACGGTGTCGGCGAGCCGCTGGGCGCGGGCTTTCCCGGCCTGGGCCTCGGTGACGAGGGCCGTGATGCGGGAGAGTCGGGTGTCGGCGCCGACAGCCGTGGCGCGTACGAGCAGGAGCCCGCCCGCGTTGACCGAGCCGCCCGTGACGGCGGAGCCGGCCGCAACCTCCACGGGCTGCGTCTCGCCGGTCACGAGGGACAGATCCACGGCGGACGTGCCCTCCACGACCTCGCCGTCCGTCGCGACACGCTCCCCGGGTCGTACGAGGAAGACCTGGCCCACCGCGAGGCGCGCGGCCGGGACGGTGCGCTCCACGACCCCGTCCCGTACCGTCACCTCCTTCACGCCGAGCTCGGTGAGCGCGCGCAGGGCGGCCGAGGTGCCGCGCCGGGCTCGGGCCTCCAGGTGGCGGCCGAGGAGGACGAAGAGCGGGACGCCGACCGCCGCTTCGAGATAGACGTGCGCCAGCCCGTCCGAGGCGGTGGGCAGCAGTGTGAAGGGCATCCGCATGCCGGGGGCGCCGGCACCGCCGAGGAAGAGCGTGTACGAGGACCAGCCGAAGGAGGCGAGGATGCCGAGCGACACGAGCGTGTCCATCGTCGCCGCGCCGTGCCGCAGCCCGCGCCAGGCCCGCTCGTGGAAGGGCCACGCGCTCCAGAAGGCGACCGGCGCGGCGAGCACGAAGCATAGCCACTGCCAGTTGCGGAACTGGAGCGAGGGCACCATCGACAGGACGAGGACGGGGACGGCGAGCAGCGCGGTCACCAGCAGCCGCTGCGGGACACCGGGGCCGGCCGCCTCGTCGTCCCGGTCCTTCCCGGACGCGGGCGGCTCGGGGAGACGGGCGGTGTACCCGCCCCTTTCGACGGCGGCGACGAGCGCGTCCGTACCGAGATCCGCCGGGTGCTCGACGCGGGCCGTACCGGTCGCGAGATTGACGGTGGCGCGCACGCCCTCCAGGGCGCCGAGCTTCTTCTCGACCCTGCGCACGCAGGCCGCGCACGTCATGCCGCCGACGACCAGATCGGTCGTGGCGAGGGTGCGCGGAGCGGTCTCCCGGCCCATCAGTGGCCCGTCCCGCTCATGCCGCCCATGTCGTGCGGGCC contains the following coding sequences:
- a CDS encoding cation-translocating P-type ATPase: MGRETAPRTLATTDLVVGGMTCAACVRRVEKKLGALEGVRATVNLATGTARVEHPADLGTDALVAAVERGGYTARLPEPPASGKDRDDEAAGPGVPQRLLVTALLAVPVLVLSMVPSLQFRNWQWLCFVLAAPVAFWSAWPFHERAWRGLRHGAATMDTLVSLGILASFGWSSYTLFLGGAGAPGMRMPFTLLPTASDGLAHVYLEAAVGVPLFVLLGRHLEARARRGTSAALRALTELGVKEVTVRDGVVERTVPAARLAVGQVFLVRPGERVATDGEVVEGTSAVDLSLVTGETQPVEVAAGSAVTGGSVNAGGLLLVRATAVGADTRLSRITALVTEAQAGKARAQRLADTVAGVFVPVVLTLAVTVLGFWLGAGADPQPAFTACVAVLVVACPCALGLATPTALMAATGRGAQLGVLVKGPQALEALRQIDTVVLDKTGTLTSGHLTVTAFTARAEGPGAQEVLRLAATVETGSEHPLGRALVRHAERSLAEGAVRPDALSGFTATPGNGVRGHVDGRLVEVGAPEGELPEELGAALATALEAAHTPVLVRVDGRPEAVLALGDVVRPGSYHAVDRLRRLGVHPVLATGDQEEPARAVAAALGIDETYSRCTPERKAELVRALRAEGKRVAVVGDGVNDAAALAGADLGIAMGTGTDVAIGAADVTLVRDDIEALADAVRLARRTLATIRGNLLWAFGYNVVTIPLAMVGLLNPMLAAAAMSLSSVLVVLGSLRLRRWQPAAVARRRRPSPGAAF